Within the Emticicia oligotrophica DSM 17448 genome, the region GTATAAGTTTTGTATAGTTTGAAATGAAAATAATATAATTTTTAACTAAAAAACATTATAAAAATTTTTCATAAAAATAATTAAATTATATATTTGGAATTCATTCTAAACTCTAAAACCTAAAAGGATTGTGGAAAGAGAAGACAGAGACAAAATTTACTCCAAGCGTGTAAGAGCGGGTAAACGTACTTATTTCTTCGATGTAAGAAGTACTCGTTCGAGCGACTACTACCTAACTATTACTGAAAGCCGTCGTTTCCAAAAAGATGGTGGATTTGTTTTCGAAAAAAGCAAGATGTTCGTTTACAAAGAAGATTTCAACAAGTTCTTGGATGCACTTCAAGAAACAGTTGAGCACATTAAGAGCGAACTAATGCCTGATTACGATTTCGACCAATTCAAAAATGAAGAAACCAGCAATAATGCTGAAGCCCTCGATGACGATTATGCAAGTGGCGGTTCAGATTTAAAGTGGGATTAGTACCTCTGCCAAACACCATTTTCTTGTGATTGGTTATTAAACTAAACCTCTCACTAGTATATCTTTTTAAATA harbors:
- a CDS encoding DUF3276 family protein, giving the protein MEREDRDKIYSKRVRAGKRTYFFDVRSTRSSDYYLTITESRRFQKDGGFVFEKSKMFVYKEDFNKFLDALQETVEHIKSELMPDYDFDQFKNEETSNNAEALDDDYASGGSDLKWD